In the genome of Candoia aspera isolate rCanAsp1 chromosome 1, rCanAsp1.hap2, whole genome shotgun sequence, one region contains:
- the AKT1 gene encoding RAC-alpha serine/threonine-protein kinase isoform X2, with amino-acid sequence MKTERPKPNTFIIRCLQWTTVIERTFHVETPEEREEWTKAIQTVADSLKKQEEDIMDFPSGSPSDNSGAEEMEISMTKPKHKVTMNEFEYLKLLGKGTFGKVILVKEKATGRYYAMKILKKEVIVAKDEVAHTLTENRVLQNSRHPFLTALKYSFQTHDRLCFVMEYANGGELFFHLSRERVFSEDRARFYGAEIVSALDYLHSEKNVVYRDLKLENLMLDKDGHIKITDFGLCKEGIKDGATMKTFCGTPEYLAPEVLEDNDYGRAVDWWGLGVVMYEMMCGRLPFYNQDHEKLFELILMEEIRFPRTLSPEAKSLLSGLLKKDPKQRLGGGPDDAKEIMQHKFFAGIVWQDVYEKKLVPPFKPQVTSETDTRYFDEEFTAQMITITPPDQDDSMDCVDNERRPHFPQFSYSASGTA; translated from the exons gGAAGAATGGACAAAAGCCATCCAAACAGTAGCAGACAGCCTTAAGAAGCAAGAGGAAGATATCATGGATTTTCCATCTGGTTCCCCCAGTGATAATTCAGGTGCTGAAGAAATGGAAATTTCTATGACAAAACCAAAACACAAAGTA ACTATGAATGAATTTGAGTATCTTAAGCTGCTGGGAAAAGGTACTTTTGGAAAGGTCATCCTGGtgaaagagaaagcaactggACGCTATTATGCTATGAAAATTCTGAAGAAGGAAGTAATTGTTGCGAAG GATGAAGTGGCACATACTCTGACAGAAAACCGGGTTTTGCAGAATTCTAGGCATCCATTTTTAACA GCATTGAAATACTCCTTTCAGACGCATGATCGTTTGTGTTTTGTTATGGAATATGCTAATGGAGGGGAG ctaTTCTTCCATCTATCACGAGAACGTGTTTTTTCTGAAGACCGTGCCAGGTTCTACGGCGCTGAAATTGTATCAGCATTGGACTACCTACATTCAGAGAAAAATGTGGTATATAGAGACTTAAAG ttGGAAAACTTGATGCTGGATAAAGATGGGCACATAAAAATAACGGACTTTGGGTTATGTAAAGAAGGGATCAAGGATGGAGCAACAATGAAGACGTTCTGTGGCACGCCAGAATACCTTGCGCCAGAG GTGCTGGAGGATAATGACTATGGCCGTGCAGTGGATTGGTGGGGCTTAGGAGTTGTCATGTATGAAATGATGTGTGGACGGCTCCCCTTCTATAACCAGGACCACGAGAAGCTCTTTGAGCTCATCCTAATGGAAGAGATTAGATTTCCACGCACGTTGTCACCTGAAGCAAAGTCTCTTCTGTCAGGTTTGCTGAAGAAGGATCCAAAGCAAAG GTTAGGTGGTGGACCAGATGATGCAAAGGAGATTATGCAGCACAAATTTTTTGCTGGCATCGTTTGGCAAGATGTATATGAGAAAAAG cTGGTACCTCCATTTAAACCCCAGGTGACGTCTGAAACAGATACACGCTATTTTGATGAAGAATTCACAGCACAGATGATCACTATCACCCCCCCTGACCAAG ATGACAGCATGGATTGTGTTGATAATGAACGGAGGCCACACTTCCCTCAGTTCTCTTACTCCGCCAGTGGAACAGCTTAA